CGCCGGCAACGAGGCTTTTCGTTAATGTTACCAAGCTGCGTCCGCCGTCCCAGCCGCCGAGAACTTTTTTCAGAGACAAACCTAAGCCCAGCGAAAGAGCGCAAATCGCGAGCGACGCCGCGAGGGCCAGACCCGCCGCACTGCCACTTAAGCGGTTTGAAACCCAGCCCAAAAGCGCAAACAACAACATCGCGCCAATGCCCAGCGTAACCGGCTCGCGCGTGCGCCCGACTGCGTAAAACCCGCGCGCCAGAATCTGCTGCGCCGCCAGAGCCACCAACCCGACGCCGTAACAGGCTAAAACTTTGGCCGTCACCAGGGTATCTGCGGCGGTGAAACGCCCATGCTCCAGCATCAACCGCACGAGGGGAACTCGCAACGCGATGAGCAGCGCGGAGGCGAGAACTGTTAAGGCCAGAGTTCGCCTCAGTGCCGATGTCAATTCTTCGCGCATTTTTGGCAGATCGTTTTGCGTTGCCAAAAGCACAAGCGTGGGAAATAAGGCGATGGCGGGGCCGCTTGCCAGAATCGCAAGCGGAAACTGCATAATGCGGTTGGCATTATCAATCGCGGTGATGGCGCCGTTGCCATCGCCCGCGAGAAATCGTGGCAGATTAAGCGCGATCACTTGTCCCGAAGCCAAACCGAAAATAATTGGCGCGAGGCTTTTCAATACGCGCTGGACACCGGCGTCACGCAGGTCCCACAACGGCGCGAGACTCAAACCACTGCGTCGCACTGCGGGTATCTGAATAAAAATCGAACCGACAAGCGCACCAAACAACGCGCCCCACGCCTGACTTTCGATGCCCGCGCCCCACAGTTTCGGTCCGGCAATGCCGAAAACAATAATTCCCAGATTGAAAACAACCGGCTGAACTGCGGCATACCAGAACAAGCGCAAAGCGTTGAGCGTACCCGTAAACAAACCGCCAACAACAAAGAAGAACTGCGCCGCGAGAAGAATACGTAGCAGATTGAAATATAAATCGACGTATTGCGGCTGCACCTGTCTTTGCGCGAACGCATGCCCAAAACTCGTAAACGTCAGAGCAAAAAGCACCAAGGTTACGAGTCCGAATCCGGCAGCGAGCACAGTGAACATCGCGCGAAAGGTGCGTCGCGCCGCGTCCTGGTCGCCGCGCGAAACCAGTTCGGTAAAAACCGGAACAAAGCCGGTTGCCAAGGCACCACCTGCAATGAGAATGGAAATGGTGTCGGGAATATTGAACGCAGCGTTGTAGGCGTCGGTAAGGGCGTTACGTCCGTAAAGGTTGGCTGTAACGATCATGCGGCCAAAGCCGGTGATGCGCGACAGCAAAACCATTAGAGCCATAAGCAGCGAAGCGCGGCCTAAAGATAGATTTTGCGAAATCTCAATACGTTGTGGTGAAGCAGTCATAAAACGAGTACGGTCGAATTCGTCCGTACTTCGGCTTCAATCTTAGCCCAAGACCCCACGCATTTCATCTAAACTCACGCGCCATGAACGAAGACGCACTGCTGCCCGGCGAAGATCAGGACGAACTCGACGCCGTTGAAATCCGCGACAACGGTGAACCGCTCGTCGATTTTCTGGGACTTTCGCCACGCCTCACGCTCGCGCCGCAGCATCCGGTTTTCGAGTTTCCGCGCGTCCATGTGGTGCGCGAAAGCGTGGCGCGAATGCTGGTGCAAGCCGCCGAAAGTTTGCCAGAGGGTTTGGAACTTCATGTTGTTGAAGGTTACCGGCCCATTCAGGTGCAGCGCGCGATGTGGGCGCATGCACTCGAAGAAGCGCGCAAACGGTTGGGCGATGCTTCCCAGGGAATAATTGAACGCGAAGCGGGTCGCTATTCCGCGCCGCCCGATGCGATTACGCCTCCACCCCACACAACCGGTGGCGCAGTCGATGTCGCAATTGTGCGCGAAAACGGCGAGCAACTCGATTTCTTTTCCCCCTTCGAACTTTCCGACATGACGCACGCGCGCGCCGACGCCGTTGGTCTTTCGGACGAAGCCCAAAAGAACCGCGCACTCCTGCGCTCGGTTTTGGAACCGACCGGGCTCACGCAATACGTGGATGAGTGGTGGCATTGGAGCTACGGTGACAATGGCTGGGCGCTGCGCACGAATGCGCCCCACGCGATATATGACAAAATCGAGTTGCCTGCCAACGCTCACTGGATAGGCGACATGGATAAAATGCCACAATAGTACGGTCGGTTTCACGCGTACTTCTCCTTCTTATGGCACTTGCACCTGAACTCATCGCACAACCGACGGCTAGCCCGCGCCGCGCCGATACATTTTCGGCGCGACTGGCGCGGCATCGGCTGGCACAAGTCGGTTTTGTGCTCATCGCGCTGCTACTTCTTGTCGTTTTCTTTGCTGGATTGATTTCACCTCTCGACCCGACACAAAGTCGGGCTGGAGGCATGGGCACACTGGGCGAGCCGCACGCGCCCGGCAACGGCTTTTTGCTCGGAGCCGACACGCTGGGCCGCGATGTGTGGACGCGCACGCTTTATGGCGCGCGCATTTCGCTCCTGGTCGGCGTCTTTGCAATGACGACCGCTGTTTTGATGGGCACAACCGCCGGGCTTCTGGCGGGGTACTTCGGCGAACGCGTGGATGCGATTATTATGCGGATTGTTGAAATCGTGCAGTCGCTGCCGACGATTTTGCTGGCTATCGCGCTGGTCGCGGTTCTGCCCGACGACCCGATTAATCTTCCAAACGGCACTGTAATTGACCGCAAATTATTCAATTTGCTGCTTGCCATCGCGTTGGTAACATGGACGGGAATTGCGCGCGCGGTGCGCGGTCAAACATTGGCTCTACGCGAGCAAGAGTTCATCGAAGCCGCGCGCGCCGTCGGCTGCGGGCACACGAAAATTCTCACGCGGCACCTACTGCCGAACGTCTTGCCAACCGTAATCACGCTCGCAACTCTGGCGACTGCAAATACAATTTTGCTGGAAGCCGGCCTTTCTTATCTTGGCCTGGGCGTTGATCCCTCGATCCCGTCGTGGGGCGCGATGATCGCTGAAGGACAGCCGTATATTCTTTCGGCGCCATGGATTATTCTCGCGCCGGGAAGCGCCGTCGCCCTCGCCGTCATTGCGTTCAACTTGCTGGGGACGGCAATGCAGGAAACCCTTGACCCGCGCCGTTAAGGATGAAAGTACAGTCGATTTCGACCGTACTGCCGGAAGTTGGCGAAGTAGCCTTGCCGTTGCGTGGCGTGCCTTCTGGATTTCGCGGCTTTTCGTAGTTGCATTCGTTTATCTAGGCCATTCACTGCGCACGCCCAATCTGCCGATTAACGGCGGCTGGCAAGGCGTAGCAAACACATGGCTGAACCCATGGACAACCTTCGATTCCGCTTACTTCCTGCGCATTGCCGAAAGCGGCTACAACGCGCTGGAACTAACGGCATTTTTTCCACTCTACCCTTCGCTCTTGGGCCTCGCCGGAACCAATATTTTGGCGCGGGTCATTTTTGGCATTGCTCTGTCCAACTTCTGCCTTTTTGGTGGTCTGGCTTTAGCACACCGACTAATTGTCGCTTTGGCGCAACAGCGCAGCGAAGATATTTTCAGCGACGAGGCAAAAAACGCGGTTTGGCTGCTGGCGTTCTGGCCCGCGACGCCGTATTTCAGCGCGGTTTATTCCGATGCGCTGTTCTTTTGTCTGGCAAGCGGCGCCTTCTGGTGCGCTCAGCAAAAGCAGTGGCTGCGCGTTGGAATTCTGGCGCTTTTCGCTTCGCTTGCGCGTAACGCTGCGCCGGTTTTATTCCTTGCTTTAATCGTGGAATACGCTCGCACACACCAAAAAGGAGGCTGCGACAAAACGTCGTGGCGAACACGCGATGTTCTCTGTTTGATATTGTCGCCGCTTTCTTTTGTCGCACTGCAAATCTGCTTTCGGCTTCGATTCGGCGGCGACGTTTTGTTGCGCGCGCAGCGAATGTTCGGTCGCAGTTTCTCCGCACCATGGACGCCCGTAGCGCAAGACTTCGCCGATTTCGTCACCATCAAGCACATCGGGCCGTCGTCGTTTTTTAATCTGGTTGCGGCACTGTTGGCTCCGGTATTCGCCGGCGTATTGTGGAAACGCACGCGCAGTGGTGCCGTTTTCCTCGGCGGCTTGACGCTAATGGCCCTACTCTACGGGCGCAGTTATGCGCCGCACACATTTGGGATAGCGCGCTATGTCGCTGCAGCGTGGCCGTTCGCGCTCGGCCTCGCCTTGTTTTATGACATGACTGCACGCCGCCCACTCTTACGGGCACTTTTCCAAGTGCTTTATTTACTGCTCTGCGCGGCCAGTTGTTGTATGTTCGGATTGAAAGAATCGCTTTTTTAAGTACGGTCGAAATCCGGGTGCCCTCTGGGCGGATACTTAACGCGTCGTGACTTTCAAATCGATGCGGCGCGCGGGGCGCAGTGTCACCGAGGGTTGCGGGCTTCCATGAGGATCGTAACCATCCGGCAATGCAAACGAGAAGCGTCGCGCGATTGTCGCGAGCAACAGCGCGCTTTCCAAACTGGCAAAGTTGGCCGCGATACAAATGCGCGGGCCGCCGCCAAACGGAAAATAGGCGTATCGCGGTAATTTCTTTTTCATCTCGTCGGTCCAGCGGTCGGGACGGAACTGGTCGGGATGATCGTAGAAGCGTTCGTCGCGATGCAAAAGCCACTGCGAGACGATCACAACCGCGCCTTTCTTCACTTTGTATTCACCGATTTGCGTGTCATGCATTGCCTGGCGCGCCACACGCCACACCGGCGGATAAAGCCGCATCGTTTCCGTCACAATGTTATTGACGAGCGGCAATTTTTCCAAGTCGTCCACGGTCGGCGTGCGGCCACCTAAAACTTCGTCCACTTCGGCGTGCAAGCGCGCTTGAATTTCGGGGTGCTGCGCCAGCAAAAAGCCAATCCACGAAAGCGCGAGGGCTGTTGTTTCGTGTCCGGCCAGAAACAGCGTCACACCTTCGTCGCGCAATTGGCGGTCGGTCATCTGGCTGTCGTCGCTGTCTTGGGCGCGCATCAAGAGCGTCAGCAAATCGTTGCGCCCGCCTTCGCCGTCTTTCTCCTGCGCGCGGCGCTCCTCGATAATCTTGAAAACAATTTTGTCGAGCGCTGCCGTCGCGCGGTCGAAGCGGCGATTGGTTGGTGACGGAAAATCGTCGGGCAGCGGAATCTTTGAGCCGCGCGCCACGAAATCGTCCATGATGTCGTTGAGCGCGCGACCAATATCACCCGCGCGGTCGCTCACATCGGAGCCGAAAAAGGTTTCCGCCGCGATTTCGAGCGTCAATTTCATCATGTCGCCGTACATGTCGCGCACGCTGCCGCTTTCCCAACCGTCGAGCATTGTTTCGCAGTGACGAACAAACGCACCCGAATAAGTCTGCAGAATGCGGTCTTTGTGGAACGCCTGCTGCGCGAGGCGGCGCTGACGCAACCAGAAATCGCCGTCGCTTGTTAGCAAACCGTTGCCGAGCAAGCGGCGAAACGCGCGCGAAGTTGGCGTCGTGCGGTCTTTGATGAAATGCTTGTTGGCGCCGAGCATCACCTGCTCAACTAAATCGGGATGATTGACGAGAAGCACTTCGAGCTTGCCGTATTTGAGGCGAACGACATCACCGTAATCGGAAACGCACTGCTGCAGAAAGCCCAGACTGTCGCGGCGAATGCCGAGCATGTGTGGAAGTTGCCCGATGAAAAAGCGCGCCTTCGGGCTGGGCGGATGACGATGAAGTGTGTGAGACATAAGAAAGGTACGGTCGAATTCGACCGTACTTGAACAGAAAAATTATACTTGTGCACGATGCGTCGCGCCTTTTTCTTTCTGCCGTTCCTTTTTATTCCTTTACTTTCGAGTTGCGTTCGCGCTCCGCGAGCACCGCAAACGCTGGTTTTAGCGTCCAAGCCCGATCCTTCGACACTCGATCCGGCGCGCGCCTACGACACAACCTCAATTAATTTCGTGCGCGTGATTTACAACGGCCTTGTCGATTACGACGACAAAGCGCAAATCGTCCCGGCCGTCGCCCAAAAGTGGACGGTTTCGCCTGACGGCAAAACCTACACCTTTACAATTCGACCGAAGGTGCGTTTTCATTCGGGCCGCGAAGTGACGGCGGAAGACTTCCGCTATTCCATTGAGCGCGTTTTGGAACCCGACACTGCGAGCGACGGCCAGAGCTTTTATACCATGCTCGACGGCGCAACCGAATGGACAAAACTCGATAAGAAGCAGCGCCGCGCGACACACGTTCGCGGAATTCGCGTACTCAATCCGCGCACCGTTTCTTTTACCCTTGTCAAACCCGACGCGACCTTTCTGAATGTTCTGGCACTGCCGTTTGGCTTTGTCGTGCCGCGCGAAAGCGTCGAGAAATTGGAAGCCGCAGGCAAAACACTCAGCGATAATCCCAATGGGTGTGGCCCGTTCAAATTTGTTTCTTGGACGCACGACGCGCAGCTCGAACTGAAAAAGAACGCCGATTATTACAAGCCGGGTCTGCCGCGGGCCGAAGGAATTTCGCTGGCCATTGGCGGCGATGAAACTTTGCATCAGATGCAGTTCGAAATGGGCGACTTGGACGTTGCCGGTGATATTCCCTCGCCGGATTTCGCGCGTGTCACCAAAGACCCGAAGTGGCAGCCCCTGATTAGCCACGCCCCAATGATGGACGTGCGCTACCTTTGCATGAACACCGAAGTCGCGCCCTTCACCGACATTCGCGTGCGTCGCGCTTTTAACTACGCCATCGACAAGCAGCGTTTGGTTCAAGTGCAAAGCGGTCGCGTGGCTCCGGCACGCGGCATCTTGCCGCCTGGTCTGGCAGCTTACAATCCGAACCTCCAGAGCTTTGCTTACGCCCCCGACAAAGCGCGCGCGTTGCTCAAAGAAGCGGGAGCCGACAACCTCGATTTAACCCTGTGGGCTTCGACAACCGATGGCTACGACAAGGTCGCGCAAAGTATTCAGCAAGATTTACGAAAGGTTGGCGTCAAGGTTCGGATTAAGCTTTCCAACTACAAAGAAATTAAAACACTTGCCGGCAAACGCAAGAAAATCGGGCTTTCGATTTTAGGGTGGCTGCAAGATTATGCCGACCCCGCGAACTATCTCGATGTCTGCTTCAACGGCGAGAAGATTACCGAATCGGCCAGCTTAAATCGCGCGTTTTATTCCAACCCAAAAGTTAATGCGCTTTTGAACACAGCCGCTGTCGAACAAAACCCGACGCAGCGCATGAAGATGTATCAGCAGGTGGAGCAAATGGTTGTCAACGATGCGCCATGGGTCCCGCTTTACCATTCGGAACGCTACATCGTGACGCAGCCCTGGGTGAAAGGTTACAAGCTGCATCCGGCGTGGAGCGCACGCTACGAATATGTTGAGGTCAACCGATGAGAAAGAACACCAGTACCGTCGAGAACGACCGTACTTCTTCAGGGTTCGGGCGCGCCGTGTTGCGACGGATTGGTCTCGGTCTTTTAACCTTGTGGGGCGCGAGCATCATTACCTTTGTGCTGCTCTTTCTGGTGCCCGCGGAACCAGCGCAGGTTATCGGCGGCGAACGCGCCACTCCTGAAGTGTTAAAAAACATTCGCGCGAAATACGGCCTCGACCGTCCTTTGCCGGTTCAGTACGGAATTTTCGTGCGCGACATCGCAACCAACGAACTGCGAAGTTACCGCAACGACGACAAAGTTCTCAGTGCCATTGCGCGGCGCTTTCCCGCAACCCTGGTTCTTGCACTTGCCGGACTTTCCATCTGGCTCCTCGTTTCGATTCCGCTTGGGCTTCTCACCGCGCGCTACGCAGGAACCCCGTTCGACCGAACCTCTTTAATACTTGGTTTAGTTGCACTCTCGATTCCTACCTTTTGGCTCGGACGATTGCTGCAGCATTATCTTGGTTATCGCTGGGGCTTGTTTTCGGTTGGTGGTGGCGCGAGCCTGGCGAATTTGCCGCTCCCTGCCATTACGCTTGGTTTGGGCGGCGCGGCGCTTTACTCTCGGTTGCTTCATGCTAACGTGCGTGGCGTCCTGAAGCAAGATTTCATTCGCGCCGCTCGCGCCCGTGGTTTAGACGAAAAGACAGTTTTGGGCCGTCACGCTTTGCGCAATGCCCTGATTCCTTTGGTTTCCGTTCTCGGTATGGACATCGCTTCGCTTCTCAGCGGCCTGGTGTTTACCGAAAACATTTTCGGATGGCCGGGCATCGGTAGCCTCGCGGTCGATTCGGCGCGCAACTTCGACGCACCGATGATTATGGGCACTGTTTTGTTTTCGTCGTTTCTTGTGGTGCTGGCCGGAATCGCAATTGACATCGCGTATCGGCTGATTGATCCCCGCGTGCGTGTCAGCTAATACACAAGTACGGTCGAATTACGCCGCACTTATTTCAGGTTCACCGCTTTTCCCGATTTGAGCGAAGACAGCGCAGCCAACCACGCGGTATGAGTTTTCAAGGCTTCGGGCCAACTCGCGCGCAGTTGAGTTCTCTTGCCCGTTCGCACCGCTTCATCAAAGCCCTGATAAAGCGTGAGTAAAGGTGAATCGGCGAAATTTCGCGTCGTCATGCCGTCGCGCATTTTTACCATTACCGATTTTTCATCCAGCGCAATTTCGCTTTCTTGCAAGACCAGCTGCGCTGCGAAGACGGGATTTTCTGCCCCGTCTTCGCGTGTGTGAAGCGTGGCCGTTGCGCCCGACTTTAATTCAACAGCCAGCGCGAGAGATTTTGTCTTGGCGGAAATCGCAACCACGCGCACGATTTCTCCGCCAATTGTGCGCAAGGTATCGAGCGCTTGAAAAAGCGCCGCGTATTCACCGCCATCGTGCTTGGCTGACCCGCACGACGGTGCGCTGCACGAGAGGGCAAAATGAATTGGCGTTTCCTTCGCGATGAGTTTTTTCGCATGCAACACGGCCAGACTGTCGCGCAGAGGCAAAGCCGGAACACACAAGGCGCGCGTGCTTCGCAGAGCTGCATCAAGGCGCATCGCTCCGGCGCGGTCGGGCGCAGGCGGCATTTCCAGCAAAGTGGGAATACCATTTTCGGCACACAGGCGAGCCGTTTCGCTACGCGCTTTTGGCGTCGCACCGATAATCGCGGCGTCGAGCGTTTCCGCCTGCAAGAGGCGGCGCGCGTCCTTGCCCGCTACGGCCTTGTGGCGGCGCGCCAGCATTTCGGCGCGCTTTGCATCACTGTCACACACGACGCCGATGCGGGCGCCAGGAATGGCACCAAGCGCAGCTTCGTTTAGCACAGAACTGGAACAGAAAAAATATCGAACGGGCATTGCGCGTTATTTTAGCAATTGCAGATACCTCCGATTTCGACTGTACTTATGTCTTCGCCTATGGACAACAAATTTATCGCGTTGACGCCGGAAATTTACGCCTACCTTGAAGACAAACGCAGCGACGCGCCCGACGGACTCCTGGCAGAACTGCGTCGCGAAACCGCTGCACTCGGCGACATCAGCGCAATGCAGATTGCACCCGAACAGGGCACGTTTCTGCGCATTCTGGCAGGTGTTTCAGGCGCCCAGCGGGCACTCGAAATCGGCACCTTCACCGGCTACAGTTCGTTGTGCATCGCACGCGGCCTGAAAGAAGACGCGTCACTCACCTGCCTCGACCAAAGTGGCGACTGGACACAAATTGCGCGAAAGTTCTGGAAGCGCGCCGGGGTTGAGAGCCGCATCGACCTTCGTTTGGGCGATGCGCACGAAACGCTAAAAGCCCTCGTAACTGAAGGCAGCACTTTCGATTTTGTGTTTATCGACGCCGACAAAACCGGCTACGACGAGTATTTCGAAACGCTTGTGCCGCATCTCGCGCCCGACGCGCTCTTAATATTTGACAATATGTTGCGCGGTGGCCGACTGGCTCAAAATTCGCTGACGACCGACGACGATATTGCACTCGATGCACTCAATAAAAAATTGGCGAGAGACGAGCGGGTTGAATCGGTGCTTCTGGCCGTTGCCGATGGCCTGATGATTTGTCGTTTCAAAGGCGTTTAGATAGTACGGTCGAATTCGACCGCACTACGGGCTACTCCAGCTAAAGGTCAAGCATTTGAAGACTCGTCATATCGAATCTCCAACCCCTGCGCAATCGCGTCGCAGCACCATCGAAATCGTGTCGCTGTGTCTTGGAGCATTTGCCTTCAATAGCTTTTCCCTGCCGCTGCACTACGGCGTCGATTTTCTATTCGGCAGCGTTTTCGTCCTCCTTGCTGCGTGGCGTTACGGCCCCTGGGTTAGCGCGCTCGTCGCGGCAGTTGGTGGAATCTACCCCATCTTTTTGTGGAATCACGCCTACGCGACCCTGATTTTCATTTCCGAAGCGATTGTCGTCGGGTTTCTGGCGCGGCGATTCAAACTCAGCCTGATTCTGCTCGATGGCATTTACTGGGTTTTCTGCGGCATCCCGCTGGTATGGGTTCTTTATCACGGGCCGCTCAATTTCGAGCCGTCGCAAGCCTATCTCATCGTTGTGAAGGATGCTGTCAACGGCCTTCTTAACGCACTTCTTGCCAGCTTGATTCTGCCGCTTTTCAACCTGCGTTCGATTGCCCGGTCACGGTTTGTCGCCAGACGTCCCGATCACAAAGCACCGCTTGCTCATACGCTGTTTAATATTCTCGTCGGCTGCGTTCTCGTGCCGACGATTTTGTTTACTGTGGTGAATGGTCGTCAAGCGCGCGCGCGTCTCGAACGCACAATGGACACGGAGTTGGAAACAACGAGTAAGCTACTTTCCAATGTCATGCTGCGCTGGCATGGCACTCGTCTTAATGCCCTGCGCTCGATTGTACGCCGCGTCGAAGACGAAAGCAGCGTTTCTTCTGCCGCCAAATGGCAGAATGACCTCGCGCTCGTTTCGCGTTCAATTCCCGATTTCATTGGCATTTACGCTGCCGACACGCGCGGAAAATCATTCGCGTTTTTTCCCGAACGCTCGCCCGCAGGCAAAGTGAATCTGGGCACGACCTTCGCCGACCGCGGCTACTACAAAGAAATCGCGCGGACGAAAAACATAGTAACGTCGGGCACAATCGGCGGTGCGCGCGGCCTTTCTACAACAATTGCTGTCGTCGCGGTTCCGTTTTTTCAAAACCGGCGGTGGCAGGGTTTTGTCTGTGGCGCACTCGATTTGAATTATGCTTCGCGGATGCTCGATTCTAGCCTCCCCAGCGGAAACGTCACGACAACCGTCGTCGATAGGCAGAACCACGTTTTAGCAACGACAAGAAAGGATCTCAAGGTAGGAGCGCTATACGACCGGCGTGCGCCTGTTGGCGTCAAGGTTTATCAGTGGTCGCCCTCAGGTCAGAACATGGCGCCGGTGAAGCAGTGGCAGAATTCGGTGCGGGTGCGGCGGACGCCGCTCAATAATGGAATGCCCTGGACGCTGTACGTCGAGGCGCCGTATGCGAATCCTCAGCGTGATTTGCAGAACGTTTATGCCTTTAACCTGACGACGGCTTTAGCCCTTATCTTCGCGGCACTGCTAGTCGCAACCGTTTTAGGCACTGCTCTCGCGCGGCCTCTTCACACTCTCGCGCGTCTCACGACCGATTTGCCCGGACAGCTCACCCAGCACAAGGAAACCGAAAAAAAGCAATGGCCGCGTTCATCGGTGCGTGAAATCGATTATCTGGTGCGCAATTTTCGCACGATGGAACATTCGCTCAACCGAACACTGCGCGCCAGTGACACGGCGCGCGCCGAACTTGAAGCCGAGCGCACGAGACTTGACGAGGCAAACCGACTCAAAGATGATTTCCTGGCCGTGCTTTCGCACGAACTGCGCACGCCGCTTGTGCCCGTTCTGGGCTACGCCGACTTAATTTCGCGCGGTATCCTCAAGGGTGACGACGCCACCGACGCCGCACGCGCCGTCGAACGCAACGCACGCGCTCAGCTTCGCCTTATCGAAGATTTGCTTGACGTTTCCGCGATTATGTCGGGAAAAATTCGTTTGCAAATGGGCGTTGTTAATTTGCCTATTGTCCTTAGGGAATCGGGCGAAACAATGCGCATTCGCGCCCATGATTCCGATATCGGAATGTTTTTCGACATCGACGAAACAACGCCTTATTTCTGGGGCGATGCAGCGCGCCTGCGACAAGTCGTCTGGAATTTGTTATCGAACTCGCTGAAGTTCACGCCTGCTGGTGGTTCGGTGAATATCGTCCTGCGGCACACAGAAACCCACGTCCTTTTAGTCGTGAAAGACACCGGTATGGGCATCAACCCGGATTTTCTGCCGCACGTCTTCGACCGTTTTCGCCAGGCAGGCGACCATTTGACACGTCCAGCTGGCGGTCTGGGGCTTGGGCTTGCCATCGTGCAGCATTTCGTTGAAATGCACGACGGCACCATCACCGCCGATTCAGCCGGCGAAGATAAGGGCGCAACATTCACGGTCACCCTGCCAATTCGTCCGGTCCCTACAGATCTCCAATAAACAAACACAAAAAAAGTACGGTCGAAATCGACCGTACTTTTTTTGTGTCTGCGCTTTACATTTTGAAGTATTGAGCGCGGGTATCGGCATAGGTTTCGTCGCTGTAGGAAATACCGCGGTCGATGCGCACACCGAGTTCGGTTCCCGCTGCCAGTCTGGCGTCGGCAGCTTTGTCCTTATCGCGACGAGCCAGAACGTATCCGGCCAATCCGCCGAGCGCACCGGTAATCGTCGAGTTCTTGTCGATGACTTTGCCCAGAACGAAGCCAGCACCGGCACCGATGAGAACATTGCGAGCGGTGTTGTCTTTCGCTTCGCCCGCTTTTGCCATGACGCGGCCCTGTGTCTGGACAACCGAACCATTATCAAGCGCCGTCAACTGGCCCTGCAATGGAATACGCGTTTGGTTCGGCAAGATGGCTGCGCGGAAATCGAGAGCCAATGCGCCGGGAACGTCACCGCTCTTGGCGGTTGCTTCGGTCACAACGCCTTCCAAACGGGTTCCGGCAGGAAATTCACTGTCGCCCGGGGTTTTCGAGCGCACCGTTGCGGTGAACGTATCGCCAACG
The Abditibacteriaceae bacterium DNA segment above includes these coding regions:
- a CDS encoding ABC transporter permease produces the protein MRKNTSTVENDRTSSGFGRAVLRRIGLGLLTLWGASIITFVLLFLVPAEPAQVIGGERATPEVLKNIRAKYGLDRPLPVQYGIFVRDIATNELRSYRNDDKVLSAIARRFPATLVLALAGLSIWLLVSIPLGLLTARYAGTPFDRTSLILGLVALSIPTFWLGRLLQHYLGYRWGLFSVGGGASLANLPLPAITLGLGGAALYSRLLHANVRGVLKQDFIRAARARGLDEKTVLGRHALRNALIPLVSVLGMDIASLLSGLVFTENIFGWPGIGSLAVDSARNFDAPMIMGTVLFSSFLVVLAGIAIDIAYRLIDPRVRVS
- a CDS encoding Gfo/Idh/MocA family oxidoreductase; this translates as MPVRYFFCSSSVLNEAALGAIPGARIGVVCDSDAKRAEMLARRHKAVAGKDARRLLQAETLDAAIIGATPKARSETARLCAENGIPTLLEMPPAPDRAGAMRLDAALRSTRALCVPALPLRDSLAVLHAKKLIAKETPIHFALSCSAPSCGSAKHDGGEYAALFQALDTLRTIGGEIVRVVAISAKTKSLALAVELKSGATATLHTREDGAENPVFAAQLVLQESEIALDEKSVMVKMRDGMTTRNFADSPLLTLYQGFDEAVRTGKRTQLRASWPEALKTHTAWLAALSSLKSGKAVNLK
- a CDS encoding O-methyltransferase — translated: MSSPMDNKFIALTPEIYAYLEDKRSDAPDGLLAELRRETAALGDISAMQIAPEQGTFLRILAGVSGAQRALEIGTFTGYSSLCIARGLKEDASLTCLDQSGDWTQIARKFWKRAGVESRIDLRLGDAHETLKALVTEGSTFDFVFIDADKTGYDEYFETLVPHLAPDALLIFDNMLRGGRLAQNSLTTDDDIALDALNKKLARDERVESVLLAVADGLMICRFKGV
- a CDS encoding ATP-binding protein yields the protein MKTRHIESPTPAQSRRSTIEIVSLCLGAFAFNSFSLPLHYGVDFLFGSVFVLLAAWRYGPWVSALVAAVGGIYPIFLWNHAYATLIFISEAIVVGFLARRFKLSLILLDGIYWVFCGIPLVWVLYHGPLNFEPSQAYLIVVKDAVNGLLNALLASLILPLFNLRSIARSRFVARRPDHKAPLAHTLFNILVGCVLVPTILFTVVNGRQARARLERTMDTELETTSKLLSNVMLRWHGTRLNALRSIVRRVEDESSVSSAAKWQNDLALVSRSIPDFIGIYAADTRGKSFAFFPERSPAGKVNLGTTFADRGYYKEIARTKNIVTSGTIGGARGLSTTIAVVAVPFFQNRRWQGFVCGALDLNYASRMLDSSLPSGNVTTTVVDRQNHVLATTRKDLKVGALYDRRAPVGVKVYQWSPSGQNMAPVKQWQNSVRVRRTPLNNGMPWTLYVEAPYANPQRDLQNVYAFNLTTALALIFAALLVATVLGTALARPLHTLARLTTDLPGQLTQHKETEKKQWPRSSVREIDYLVRNFRTMEHSLNRTLRASDTARAELEAERTRLDEANRLKDDFLAVLSHELRTPLVPVLGYADLISRGILKGDDATDAARAVERNARAQLRLIEDLLDVSAIMSGKIRLQMGVVNLPIVLRESGETMRIRAHDSDIGMFFDIDETTPYFWGDAARLRQVVWNLLSNSLKFTPAGGSVNIVLRHTETHVLLVVKDTGMGINPDFLPHVFDRFRQAGDHLTRPAGGLGLGLAIVQHFVEMHDGTITADSAGEDKGATFTVTLPIRPVPTDLQ
- a CDS encoding stalk domain-containing protein; its protein translation is MNTRTQKLGIAAIAFAATAVASNAAPRVELNGQPLQTSVSPVVMNGRTLVPMRDIFESLGAQVNYNALTRGIVATRGTSTVNLQIGNRAASVNGQTVYLEQAPIVTAGSTLVPLRFVSEAMGARVAYFAPTQLVSISQSGSAVAGVRTISVPAGAVVPVNLDTDISSATARVGDTFTATVRSKTPGDSEFPAGTRLEGVVTEATAKSGDVPGALALDFRAAILPNQTRIPLQGQLTALDNGSVVQTQGRVMAKAGEAKDNTARNVLIGAGAGFVLGKVIDKNSTITGALGGLAGYVLARRDKDKAADARLAAGTELGVRIDRGISYSDETYADTRAQYFKM